TCATACGCGGCATCATTGATCACTTCTCCGGTTTCGCCTTCCGTTGCGGCAAAATCCTTTTGAATAGACCACCCCTCTGATTTTGGCGTCAGAATTACAAATTCTTCGTTCTTAAAATCAATTTCGGAACGCAGATCAAGAGAGTATTGTTCTTCTGTGGCAGCTTCAGTGGTAATAACCTCCGAAACAGGAGCTGTTTGGGTTGAAATGGTGTCTGCAGCTTTAGGTTCGCATGCGGTAATATTTGCGGCAAGAATCATTGCTGCGGCAGGGAAAGCCATTTTCCTTAAGAATGCAATACGTTTTTTTTTTATAAAGATCTTTCTCCTTCATTTATTCAATTTTAATACCTGACGTTCATACTTTGAAATGCCATATATTCTTTTACATGCCCTGATAAACGATTGTGTTGATGACCAGAGTTATTTCGTCATATCTCTGAACATAATTTCTTGTTTTCGTATCCCGGTTTACAGCATAACTCACCTATCTGAAACAGCTTTATACCGCCCAGATCAAGCGGATTATTCATAAATGTATTGTTGAATTGATATTTTCTTCCGAGATAAAAGGATGATTTCATCAGAATTTACAATCGATCCAATAACCCGGCTTATTGATTGCTTTAAAACCTGTTTCCCGTATTCCGATAACTGCCACAGTTTCAGATGCCGGAGCCTTGATATCTCCGGTTTCAAAAAAATTAACAAGCTCATGAACGAAATTAGGGAAAAAGTCGCTGCATTCAGGAATCAAATAATGATCTCCGTTTACCGCAGTCATGGCAAGCGTGAAAGGGCATTCCCAGCCGAAGTGTCCCATTGTCGCAAATTTATTTTCAGGATATTCGATCACGAGCGCGGGAGCAGCTTCCGTGCCTATCGCCATAACGCGAACAGGATCCGATCCCATAAGCTTTACAATCATTTCAATTTGATGAATTGAGTACACAGGATATTCGCCCGGTCCTCTTACAGATAGAGTTTTTATGCTTCCCTGCTTTTTGTCCTTAAGCTCAGTAGAAAATCTCAGCGCAGATGAAGAAAACATAGGTGTTTTACCGTCTTCAGCCATTTTAATAAGCTGCTTGGCCGTTTTTACATCGGGCGCGAAGGTTTTATCTACATATGTGCGTTTTCCGCTTTTCAACGCATAATCACAGAGCGATAGATGCATTTCCGGATTGTTGGGAGATAGAATCATAAGAACATCGCTTTTTTCAACGACTTCTTTTGCCGATGCACAAAGCTCGGCATCGTGTTCAGCGCACCATACTTTGCTGGGCTTTGAGGCTTCTCCTTCATTTTTCGAGCCATCCGGATCAAGAGCGCCCCAGGCGTAACATATCTTATACTCGCCCTTCGTTTCGGTTTCCAACCATCCCGGCAAATTATTGGCATGCCAGTTGTCAAGATAATAATCAATAAGACCGATTTTTTTCATTAGTTCTCCTTAACGTGTTTCATAAAATTTATATTATACATCGCATTATTATGCGCATTGTATCTTTTCTCAACAGTAATATCTGTCAGAACATATCGCAGGAAATAAATACAATATTTTCGGTACTCGCAAATTCGGTGTTATTCGAATTGTGAATAAAACAATTCGCTGTAAAAGCCTTTTTGAGCAAGCAGAGCATCATGTGTACCGCTCTCAACAACATTTCCGTCTCGCATAACAAGAATACAATCTGCATTTTGTATCGTCGATAAACGATGCGCGACGATGAAGCAGGTTTTATTTCTCATAAGCTCGCGCATGGCATCCTGAATTCTTATTTCTGTACGTGTATCCACGTTTGATGTCGCCTCGTCAAGAATCAGCATTTTTGAATCCATCAGCATGGCGCGTGCGATTGTGATAAGCTGTTTTTGTCCCTTGGATATATTGGTTGCATCGTCATTTATAACCGTATCGTAGCCTTTTGGCAGTCTTTTTACAAAGCTGTCGATTTTTGCGGCTTTCCCGGCGGCGAGCACCTGCTCTCTGGTGACGTTTTCTTTTCCGTATGCTATGTTATCATAAACAGTTCCGTTAAAAAGCCATGTATCTTGTAAAACCATCGCGTACGATAGTCTGAGGCTGCGTCGAGTCAGATCGTAAATCGATTTTCCATCGAGCGTAATCTCTCCCGAATCTATGTCGTAAAATCTCATTAAAAGGTTTATAAGCGTGGTTTTCCCTGCTCCGGTAGGACCTACTATAGCAATCAGACTACCGCCTGGCGCGTATAAAGATAAATTTTTAAGTATAATTTTATCTTTTGAGTATCCGAAGCATACCTTTTTCAGCTCTATGTTCCCTTCAGTGGAAACGATTTCCGACGCGCCGGGTCTGTCAGGTGGTTCCGGAATTTCATCAAGCAAACGGAACACTCTTTCAGCGGCGGAAAGCGCGGATTGAAGCTCGCCATAAATGTTGGCGATTTCGTTTATCGGTCCGGAAAATTTTCGTGAGTAAAGCACAAATGACGAAATATCGCCGCACGAAATTGCTTTTCTCATGTAAAGGAGTGCTCCGAAAACACCTATCAGCGTAAATGACAGATTGTTCACAAAGTTTACGGAAGGTCCGACCTTGCTTGAGTGATATTCGGAATCGTAATACGCGTCTACAGTTTCTTTGTTTTTTATATCATGCTTTTCTATAGTATTTTCTTCACGGCAGTAAACACGCAGAGTACGCTGACCAGAAATAATCTCCTCGGTAAATCCGTTGAATTCACCGAGCTTTTCCGAACGCTTGCGAAACATCGGACGCGTCTTTTTTGTTATTCTATAGGTCAGGTAAACAGAAAGAGGCACGGTAAAGACAAAAATTGATACGAGAGCCGGAGAAATTGACAGCATCATTATAAAAGAACCGACCACTGTTATTATGCTTGCGAGTATCTGAACGACATCGTTTGAAAGCGATGCGTTTATTGTGTCAGAATCGTAGGATATCCTGCTGATTATATCACCGATCTGATGCGTGTCGAAAAAGCCGACCGGGAGAGACGATATTTTATTAAAAATGTCTTCTCTGATGTTAAAGGTTATTTTTCGGGCAACGACAAGCATTATCAAAGAAAGAAAATAAGCCAGCAGACTTGAGGCGGCATATAGGAGGATCATAATAAACGCGTAGTGCATAACTCCGTTTATATCAACCTTGCCCTTTCCGGGTTCAATCAGGTCGATCGCATATCCGGAAAGCTTCGGACCCCAAAGAGCGAGAACATTCGATAAAATCGCAAGTCCTGTTGCAAATATTAGCAATAATGTATGCGGAAGCATATACCGGCCGAGCCGTAAAAGCGTATATTTTTTATCTTTTGGTTTTTCAAAGGTTTTCTTTTTGTCCATTTTGATATAACGCTTAACGCGTCCGCTCCTTTCCCAGTTGAAGCAGACTTATCTTGCGGTATTCCTCACAGCTTTTCATCAGCTCCGAATGTGTGCCGGCGCCGATTATTTTCCCGTCATCCAATACGATTATCTTGTCCGCCTGCATAACCGACGAAATGCGTTGCGCGATCAGAATTGTAGTCGTTGACGCATAATTGGTTCTTATTTCACGACGCATAGATGCGTCTGTTTTGTAATCCAACGCGCTTGAAGAATCATCAAGAATAAGGATTTCAGGATTTCCCGCTATCGCGCGAGCAACGAGGAGTCTCTGCTTCTGTCCCCCAGAAAGATTTGATCCCTTGATAGCAACATATCCATCATAGCCTTTGCCATTATCAATAAATTCCGATGCCTGTGCGCGGAATGAAGCCGACATTATATCGCCGTCCGATATGTCTCTGCCAAATCTGATGTTCTCCGCTATTGTGTCTTCAAATAATATATCATTTTGAAATACGACGCCGAATTTCGAATGAAGCTCGTGCGGATCATATGATTTTATTTTTTTACCGTCAATCAATATTTCACCTTCGTCGATATCGTAAAGCCTGAGCAAAAGCGAAATAATAGTAGATTTTCCTGAACCGGTCGGTCCAATTATGCCAAGTGTTTCTCCCTTTCTGAGGTAAAAGGATATGTTTTCGACATCGTTACCATGCTTCAAATATGAAAAAGACACGTTTTTGAACTCTATAACCGGTATATCATCGTCTGATTCCGCAACAGGCACATCACATTCCTCACGTGACAGCTCCTCCGGAGAATCAAGCACTTCAAATATGCGCTTTGCTGACGCGTCCGCCTGAGAATACATTGTGAATATCCTCGTGACAGACAGCATTGCATTTAATATAATCGTAAAATATGTAAGAAATGCAATTATCTTTCCAACTTCGGTGAGATCTGAATTGACTCTGTACGCGCCGACGATGACAACAAGCACAAGTCCAGTGTTAAGTATGAGACGCATGACCGGATCTATCAAAGCCATGGTCGAGCCGGCTTTCATCTCTTTTTTAAGCATATCTGTGTTATATTTTTTAAAACGATCTATTTCATAATCTGTTTTTGAAAGTGCTTTTATAACGCGTATGCCTACGGCATTTTCGCGTACGACACGCACAAGCTCGTCCTGTGTTTCCTGTTGTTTTGTATAAAGCGGAACGCCTCTTTTAGATACCACATATGTAATTAAAACGATAAAAGGCATCATGGCAACCAAAAGAAGAGACAGCACAGGGTCAAGAGTCATTGTGATAACTACTCCGCCAAGTATCAATATAGGAGCGCGTATGCCTATTCTCTGCATCATACCGACAACTCGGTGAACATAATATGTATCTGCTGTCATTCGGCTGATAAGCGAAGGTATGGAGAATTTATCTATCTGACTGTCAGATAGATATGATATTTTACTAAATAAGTCATGTCTTATTCCCTCCGTCGTGTCCCTTGCGACCGCGGCGGCCTTTTGATTGGCAATTATATTTCCGCCCCATGCGATGAACGAACAAAAAAGCATTATAACGCCCCAAATCAAAACAAACCTGGTATTTCCAAGAGGGATTATATCGTCGATAATATGTGCGAGAATCCATGGCAGACATAAATCCATTATTGTTCCGGCAAATTTGATCAGTAATCCCATAGTAATACGCCATTTATATGGCGACAGATAAGCGAATACTCTTTTCATCATAATCCTCAATCTATCAAATATCATTATTATATTTCATTATCAGTAAAAAATCAATATTGTAATTTATATAAGATCAAATAGCAAACGAGAAAAACGAAAAATGATGAATAATTTTCATAAAAATGCTTGACAAGGTATATGGTGTATGCTATAATACAATCTGTTGCGGGAAAACCGCCTGATATACAAAATGCATGGCAAAAAGTTTGCCTCTGTAGCTCAGTTGGTAGAGCAGAGGACTGAAAATCCTCGTGTCGTTGGTTCAATTCCGACCGGAGGCACCATTTGGGAGAGTCGTGTTTCTTTACGATTCATGTTCTCCCTTTTTATGCGGATTTAGCTCATTTGGTAGAGCGCGACCTTGCCAAGGTCGAGGTGGCGGGTTCGAGCCCCGTAATCCGCTCCAATAAATCCGGCGCCATAGCCAAGCGGTAAGGCAGAGGTCTGCAAAACCTTTACCCCCGGTCCGATTCCGGGTGGCGCCTCCAGAAAAAAGCAGTCACGCTTTGCGTGGCTGCTTTTTTAACACATAACAGACAACCGCGGTATCACGGACAACCATGATACAACGGATAACCGCAAAGGTTGTCCGTACGGGTATCAACGGATATCGCAGCGGTAATTGACAAAGACGATATTTTGTTTTATAATAACATTGATTTTATTGAATATTACAATTTATATTGGATTCATTTTATGGAATTGCCAAAACGAAAGCAGATACGATTAAAAGGATACGATTATTCACGAAACGGTGCGTATTTTATAACAATATGCGCCCATAAAAAAGAAACGATATTTTGTGAAATAACCTGTAGGGGAGACCCTTGCGGTCTCCCGCATATTAATCATGACCCTTGCGGTCTGCAAACCATTCAGTATACGCGTTTAGGCGAAATTGCATTACAACAAATCAATTGCATAGAAAAATTATATAAAATTTCATTCGATAAATATGTTGTTATGCCAAACCATATACATGCGATAATATTTATTGACCGCGGCATTACGGACAACCATGATACAACGGACAACCGCGGCATTACGGACAACCGCAAGGGTTGTCCCTACGGGGGCGACGACGGGATATCGCAAATCGTTGGCGCATATAAATCCGTTGTGGCGAATGAATGGCTTAAAATATGCAAACAAAATAACTTGCCGATGGGCGTAATATGGCAGAGGTCGTTTCATGATCATATCATCAGAGATGAACATGATTATATACGAATATGGCAATATATCGACGAAAACCCGACAAAATGGACTGAGGATTGTTTACATGAAATATAATAAAAAGTGTGAAATATGAAAAAATATCTTAGAATACCTGCCTGTATTCTTTATCTGACCGCCTTCTGCTGTATTTTTATTTATATATTTTACAGCTTCACTCCGGCGGTGATGATTACGCCTTCTTCGCGTCTTGCCCTCTTATGCTCGGCATGCCTGACCGTTTACTTTGGAAGCATACTCCTCATAAGGACAATACAAAAACAAAAAATCGTTGCCGTAATGAAAATCACCTTCGCGATATGCTTTGCTTTATACATATGCCTTATAACAACGCTTGTATTGTTTGATTCCTATTTTGGACGATCCATACATTCATGGCTGTCGCAGTGGAATTCGGAAGCGCTGTCGGATTATCTCAAATATTCCTTTAATATTATACCGTTTGCCACTATACTCTCATATATTGAAAAGCTTTTTGAAAACAGAATAAATATGAATAGCGTCGTGATCAATATCGTCGGAAACATTATCGCTTTTACTCCGTTCGCTTTTTTTCTGCCGCTTTTCTTTAAAAAGTTGAGATCCTTTTCGCGGTTCCTTTTAGCGATGATCTGCATTGTTTCCACGGTAGAGCTTTTGCAATTTGTTTTATTGGCAGGTTCCTGTGATATTGATGATGTAATTCTGAATGTCGGAGGTTCCTGTATGGCTTATGGTATTCTGCATATCGGATTTTTTAGCAGGATAATCGAAAAAATAACTCTCTTACAGTATCGGAATGAGCGGAAATTTCCCCGTATTTCAGAGCATAATTAAAATTCACATATTGTCCATGTAATGGCAGACGTAAATGGTTATAATGTATGAAATAAAAACCAATTTATCAATATATAGGAATACCTAATGAAAATTTCTCTGATTATACCGATGTATAACGAAATTTCAATCGCCGCTGATACCGCGAAAACGTTAAACAGCTATATGCGCGGCGTTTATGACGATTTCGAGATCATTTTCTGCGACGACGGAAGCACCGACGGCTGTGCCGGGGCAGTTCGCGATCTGAGGCTGGAGCACGTCCGGGTGACGGGCTATAAAAATAACAGAGGAAAAGGATATGCGGTAAAAACCGGAATGCTCGAAGCCGCGGGCGATATTGTCATATTCACCGACTGCGATCTTGCTTACGGCACCGAAGTCATAAAAAAGCTGTGCGACATGCTCGTTTCATCGCCGGGTTATGCGCTGGCAATAGGCTCACGCAGGCTCGAGCGCGGAGGATACGGAAAATATACAGTAATACGCTCTCTGGCGTCAAAGGTATACGTAAATATCCTGCGCGTCGCGGGAGGTATAAAGCAATCGGATTTTCAATGCGGCTGCAAGGCTTTCAGGCATGACGCCGCGCGCGCGGTTTTCTCCGTGCTTTCGACGGATGGCTTCGCTTTCGATTACGAAGCGCTGCTTCTCGCCGGAAAGCTCGGCTTTAAAACGGCCGAGGTTCCTGTTAAAATCATCAATCACCGCGAATCGAAGATAAATCTTGCACGCGACGCAATCAGAATGCTCAATGACGTCAGAAAAATAAAACGCAAAGTAAACGCGGATTTTAAGCATAAGAAATAACCGCTTTCGCCTGAGACTTATCTCTCTTTAGCGGTAAATATTTAAATGCCAAGTTAATAAAACGAACCACTTCCCTTTTATGGGACAGAGGTTCGTTTTTTTGTTACGATTTTATATTTTTGCTGAGCTTCTCATAAGCTTGTACCGGTATATTAAAAATCTACATTACTCTGTTATTTTTAAGGCTCTTGAAATTCAAAGCGTCGAAGTAAAGCTTTTATATCCGGTATTATCTTTTCAGTTGAACCCTTGTACATGAACTCTCTTTTCCCGGTTATGAACAAGAAAATTCCTGTTATATTCGAATGTTTAAAGCGCTTTCATCCTTACCGCCAATCAGCTGTATAATTTTATCACAATTTATGATATATGAAGAACCGGCAAGGTGCTTGCCGCATAATATATAAAGGATGAGAAAAGCTATGTACCAGCATTATCCGAG
The Oscillospiraceae bacterium genome window above contains:
- a CDS encoding ABC transporter ATP-binding protein; this translates as MMKRVFAYLSPYKWRITMGLLIKFAGTIMDLCLPWILAHIIDDIIPLGNTRFVLIWGVIMLFCSFIAWGGNIIANQKAAAVARDTTEGIRHDLFSKISYLSDSQIDKFSIPSLISRMTADTYYVHRVVGMMQRIGIRAPILILGGVVITMTLDPVLSLLLVAMMPFIVLITYVVSKRGVPLYTKQQETQDELVRVVRENAVGIRVIKALSKTDYEIDRFKKYNTDMLKKEMKAGSTMALIDPVMRLILNTGLVLVVIVGAYRVNSDLTEVGKIIAFLTYFTIILNAMLSVTRIFTMYSQADASAKRIFEVLDSPEELSREECDVPVAESDDDIPVIEFKNVSFSYLKHGNDVENISFYLRKGETLGIIGPTGSGKSTIISLLLRLYDIDEGEILIDGKKIKSYDPHELHSKFGVVFQNDILFEDTIAENIRFGRDISDGDIMSASFRAQASEFIDNGKGYDGYVAIKGSNLSGGQKQRLLVARAIAGNPEILILDDSSSALDYKTDASMRREIRTNYASTTTILIAQRISSVMQADKIIVLDDGKIIGAGTHSELMKSCEEYRKISLLQLGKERTR
- a CDS encoding transposase produces the protein MSVRVSTDIAAVIDKDDILFYNNIDFIEYYNLYWIHFMELPKRKQIRLKGYDYSRNGAYFITICAHKKETIFCEITCRGDPCGLPHINHDPCGLQTIQYTRLGEIALQQINCIEKLYKISFDKYVVMPNHIHAIIFIDRGITDNHDTTDNRGITDNRKGCPYGGDDGISQIVGAYKSVVANEWLKICKQNNLPMGVIWQRSFHDHIIRDEHDYIRIWQYIDENPTKWTEDCLHEI
- a CDS encoding glycosyltransferase; its protein translation is MKISLIIPMYNEISIAADTAKTLNSYMRGVYDDFEIIFCDDGSTDGCAGAVRDLRLEHVRVTGYKNNRGKGYAVKTGMLEAAGDIVIFTDCDLAYGTEVIKKLCDMLVSSPGYALAIGSRRLERGGYGKYTVIRSLASKVYVNILRVAGGIKQSDFQCGCKAFRHDAARAVFSVLSTDGFAFDYEALLLAGKLGFKTAEVPVKIINHRESKINLARDAIRMLNDVRKIKRKVNADFKHKK
- a CDS encoding ABC transporter ATP-binding protein, encoding MDKKKTFEKPKDKKYTLLRLGRYMLPHTLLLIFATGLAILSNVLALWGPKLSGYAIDLIEPGKGKVDINGVMHYAFIMILLYAASSLLAYFLSLIMLVVARKITFNIREDIFNKISSLPVGFFDTHQIGDIISRISYDSDTINASLSNDVVQILASIITVVGSFIMMLSISPALVSIFVFTVPLSVYLTYRITKKTRPMFRKRSEKLGEFNGFTEEIISGQRTLRVYCREENTIEKHDIKNKETVDAYYDSEYHSSKVGPSVNFVNNLSFTLIGVFGALLYMRKAISCGDISSFVLYSRKFSGPINEIANIYGELQSALSAAERVFRLLDEIPEPPDRPGASEIVSTEGNIELKKVCFGYSKDKIILKNLSLYAPGGSLIAIVGPTGAGKTTLINLLMRFYDIDSGEITLDGKSIYDLTRRSLRLSYAMVLQDTWLFNGTVYDNIAYGKENVTREQVLAAGKAAKIDSFVKRLPKGYDTVINDDATNISKGQKQLITIARAMLMDSKMLILDEATSNVDTRTEIRIQDAMRELMRNKTCFIVAHRLSTIQNADCILVMRDGNVVESGTHDALLAQKGFYSELFYSQFE
- a CDS encoding VanZ family protein, translated to MKKYLRIPACILYLTAFCCIFIYIFYSFTPAVMITPSSRLALLCSACLTVYFGSILLIRTIQKQKIVAVMKITFAICFALYICLITTLVLFDSYFGRSIHSWLSQWNSEALSDYLKYSFNIIPFATILSYIEKLFENRINMNSVVINIVGNIIAFTPFAFFLPLFFKKLRSFSRFLLAMICIVSTVELLQFVLLAGSCDIDDVILNVGGSCMAYGILHIGFFSRIIEKITLLQYRNERKFPRISEHN